The following are encoded in a window of Corynebacterium argentoratense DSM 44202 genomic DNA:
- the rplW gene encoding 50S ribosomal protein L23: MATIADPRDIILAPVVSEKAYGLMEQQQYTFFVAPEANKTQIKIAIEQIFGVKVESVNTINREGKRKRTRTGFGKRKNTKRAIVTLREGSDAIDIFGGSAA, from the coding sequence ATGGCCACCATCGCAGATCCCCGCGACATCATTCTCGCACCGGTAGTGTCCGAGAAGGCATACGGTCTCATGGAGCAGCAGCAGTACACCTTCTTTGTTGCACCTGAGGCAAACAAGACCCAGATCAAGATCGCTATTGAGCAGATCTTCGGTGTCAAGGTCGAATCCGTCAACACCATCAACCGCGAGGGCAAGCGCAAGCGCACCCGCACCGGTTTCGGTAAGCGCAAGAACACGAAGCGTGCGATCGTCACCCTCCGTGAAGGCAGCGACGCAATCGACATCTTCGGCGGCTCCGCCGCTTAA
- the fabG gene encoding 3-oxoacyl-ACP reductase FabG has translation MTTLQGKTALVTGGTLGIGAGIARALAAHGANVIVTGLTQEECDAAEFPAHVLDVRDRDACQKLIASLDTLDILASNAGIYPQATIADMTDEDIDLIFDVNVKGTIHMVQAAAPLLEASGSGRVIVTSSITGNYTGYPQWSHYGATKAAQMGFVRSAAIELASKGITVNAVLPGNVLTPGLEAMGKDYLDAMTSSVPLGFLGTPEDIGEAVAFLASDGARYITGQGIVIDGGQILPESQDF, from the coding sequence ATGACCACACTCCAAGGAAAAACAGCACTTGTAACCGGCGGAACGCTAGGAATTGGCGCGGGCATCGCCCGGGCCCTCGCCGCCCACGGCGCCAACGTCATCGTTACCGGGCTCACCCAAGAAGAATGTGACGCAGCCGAATTTCCCGCCCACGTTCTAGACGTCCGCGACCGCGACGCCTGCCAGAAACTCATTGCCTCCCTCGACACGCTCGACATTCTGGCGAGCAACGCAGGCATCTACCCCCAAGCCACAATCGCCGACATGACAGACGAAGACATCGACCTCATCTTCGACGTCAATGTCAAAGGCACCATCCACATGGTCCAAGCAGCCGCACCCTTGCTGGAAGCCTCCGGCTCCGGCCGCGTCATCGTGACCTCTTCCATCACCGGCAATTACACCGGCTACCCGCAATGGTCACACTATGGAGCCACCAAAGCAGCACAGATGGGCTTTGTTCGCAGCGCAGCCATCGAACTGGCATCCAAGGGGATCACCGTCAACGCCGTACTGCCGGGCAACGTGCTCACACCAGGGCTTGAAGCCATGGGCAAAGACTATCTAGACGCAATGACGTCGTCCGTACCCCTCGGATTCCTGGGCACCCCTGAGGACATCGGTGAGGCGGTCGCATTCCTCGCCAGCGACGGCGCTCGCTACATCACCGGCCAGGGAATCGTCATCGACGGCGGTCAGATCCTGCCCGAATCCCAGGACTTCTGA
- a CDS encoding aminobutyraldehyde dehydrogenase: MASGTQTLKNYINNEYVAAQGEGTLELQSPVTEEVIAISPISNEADVNAAVAAAKEAFKTWRRTTPSERQACLLKLADALEGHGREIAEIQSRETGQLIAMVESEECGVGADQLRFFAGAARVLNGLSQGEYMEGHTSSIRREPIGVIGQVTPWNYPLMMAIWKLGPALAAGNTVVIKPSDTTPSSTLKFVELIGEIFPKGVVNVVLGDASTGATLVAHPDVAMVAITGSVPAGRAVGKSAGENLKRSHLELGGKAPVVVFEDADLQAAAEGIAAAGFFNGGQDCTAATRVLVQDSVQEEFTKLLVAEAEKLRPGAPDDEDAFYGALNNARHFAKVIEILENLPDYATIATGGKRVGDKGFFLAPTIITGLKQSDRPIQEESFGPILTVQPFADADQALEYSNDVSYGLASSVWTNNHKIAERFSRELEFGCVWINCHIPLVGEMPHGGFKDSGYGKDLSMFGFEEYTRIKHVMSAH, from the coding sequence ATGGCGTCTGGCACACAAACGCTGAAGAACTACATCAACAACGAATACGTTGCTGCCCAGGGCGAAGGAACCCTCGAGCTCCAAAGCCCTGTCACCGAAGAGGTCATCGCGATCTCCCCGATTTCCAACGAGGCAGATGTCAACGCGGCGGTCGCCGCAGCCAAGGAAGCATTCAAGACATGGCGCCGCACCACCCCCTCTGAGCGCCAAGCCTGCTTGCTGAAGCTTGCTGACGCACTCGAAGGGCACGGCCGCGAGATCGCAGAGATCCAGTCCCGCGAGACCGGCCAGCTGATCGCCATGGTCGAATCCGAAGAATGCGGTGTTGGCGCTGACCAGCTGCGTTTCTTCGCTGGCGCGGCACGTGTCCTCAACGGACTGTCCCAGGGCGAGTACATGGAGGGCCACACCTCCTCCATCCGCCGCGAGCCCATCGGCGTGATCGGCCAGGTCACCCCGTGGAACTACCCGCTGATGATGGCCATCTGGAAGCTCGGCCCCGCACTGGCCGCTGGCAACACGGTCGTGATCAAGCCTTCCGACACCACCCCCAGCTCCACCCTGAAGTTCGTCGAGCTTATCGGCGAGATCTTCCCCAAGGGCGTCGTCAATGTTGTCCTGGGCGATGCGTCCACTGGTGCGACGTTGGTTGCGCATCCTGACGTCGCGATGGTTGCGATCACCGGTTCCGTTCCGGCTGGCCGCGCGGTCGGCAAGTCCGCTGGTGAAAACTTGAAGCGCTCCCACCTGGAGCTGGGCGGTAAGGCACCCGTGGTTGTGTTTGAAGACGCTGACCTGCAGGCTGCTGCCGAGGGTATTGCTGCGGCGGGCTTCTTCAATGGTGGCCAGGACTGCACCGCAGCTACTCGCGTGCTCGTGCAGGATTCTGTGCAGGAGGAGTTCACCAAGCTGCTCGTGGCAGAAGCCGAGAAGCTTCGCCCGGGTGCACCGGATGATGAGGATGCCTTCTACGGTGCGTTGAACAACGCCCGTCACTTCGCGAAGGTCATCGAAATCCTCGAGAACCTTCCTGATTACGCGACGATCGCCACCGGTGGCAAGCGCGTTGGCGACAAGGGCTTCTTCCTTGCCCCGACCATCATCACTGGTCTGAAGCAGTCCGACCGTCCGATCCAGGAAGAGTCCTTCGGCCCCATTTTGACGGTGCAGCCTTTCGCTGATGCTGACCAGGCCCTCGAGTACTCCAACGATGTTTCTTACGGCTTGGCCTCCAGCGTGTGGACCAACAACCACAAGATCGCGGAGCGCTTCAGCCGCGAGCTCGAGTTCGGCTGCGTCTGGATCAACTGCCACATCCCGCTGGTTGGCGAGATGCCGCACGGTGGCTTCAAGGACTCCGGCTACGGCAAGGACCTGTCGATGTTCGGGTTCGAAGAGTACACCCGCATCAAGCACGTCATGAGCGCCCACTAA
- the rplB gene encoding 50S ribosomal protein L2, whose product MAIRKYKPTTPGRRQSSVSEFEEITRSTPEKSLLRPLHKTGGRNVHGHITTRHKGGGHKRRYRLIDFRRNDKDGITAKVAHIEYDPNRTANIALLHYADGEKRYIIAPKGLKQGAIVESGPNADIKPGNNLPLRNIPAGATVHCVELKPGGGAKMARSAGTSIQLLGKEGRYAILRMPSSEIRRVDIRCRATVGEVGNADQINIRWGKAGRMRWKGVRPTVRGVVMNPVDHPHGGGEGKTSGGRHPVSPWGKPEGRTRKPNRPSDKLIMRRRRSNKNKKR is encoded by the coding sequence ATGGCTATTCGTAAGTACAAGCCGACAACCCCGGGTCGCCGCCAGAGCTCCGTTTCCGAATTCGAGGAGATCACTCGCTCGACTCCGGAAAAGAGCCTGCTGCGCCCGCTGCACAAGACCGGCGGCCGCAACGTACACGGCCACATCACCACCCGTCACAAGGGTGGCGGCCACAAGCGCCGTTACCGTCTGATCGACTTCCGTCGTAACGACAAAGACGGCATCACCGCTAAGGTCGCTCACATCGAGTACGACCCGAACCGTACCGCTAACATCGCCCTCCTGCACTACGCAGATGGCGAAAAGCGCTACATCATTGCCCCCAAGGGCCTCAAGCAGGGCGCCATCGTTGAGTCCGGCCCCAACGCCGACATCAAGCCCGGCAACAACCTCCCGCTGCGCAACATCCCGGCCGGTGCCACCGTGCACTGCGTCGAGCTGAAGCCCGGCGGCGGCGCCAAGATGGCTCGCTCCGCAGGTACCTCCATCCAGCTGCTCGGTAAGGAAGGCCGTTACGCAATCCTGCGTATGCCCTCCTCCGAAATCCGCCGCGTCGACATCCGTTGCCGCGCAACCGTTGGTGAGGTCGGCAACGCTGACCAGATCAACATCCGCTGGGGCAAGGCCGGCCGTATGCGCTGGAAGGGCGTCCGCCCGACCGTCCGTGGTGTCGTTATGAACCCGGTCGACCACCCGCACGGTGGTGGTGAAGGTAAGACCTCCGGTGGTCGCCACCCGGTTTCCCCGTGGGGCAAGCCCGAGGGTCGTACCCGCAAGCCCAACCGCCCGAGCGACAAGCTGATCATGCGTCGCCGTCGCAGCAACAAAAACAAGAAGCGCTAA
- the rplD gene encoding 50S ribosomal protein L4 — MSNLKLDVHTADGKTNGQVDLPAEIFDREASVALMHQVVNAQLAAKRQGTHATKTRSMVSGGGKKPFRQKGTGRARQGSIRAPHFTGGGISHGPQPRDYTQRTPKKMKAAALFGALTDRVRHDRIHVVEELVTGQTPSTKAARAFIERLTERKNVLFVVGREDVVSIKSANNLPGVHILHQDQLNTYDVLNSDDVVFSVEALNSFVNRVVGAGEEK, encoded by the coding sequence ATGAGCAATCTGAAGTTGGACGTCCACACCGCTGACGGTAAAACCAACGGCCAGGTCGATCTGCCTGCAGAGATCTTCGACCGCGAAGCATCTGTTGCACTGATGCACCAGGTCGTCAATGCCCAGCTCGCCGCAAAGCGCCAGGGCACCCACGCCACCAAGACCCGTTCCATGGTCTCCGGTGGTGGCAAGAAGCCGTTCCGCCAGAAGGGTACCGGTCGCGCCCGCCAGGGTTCGATCCGCGCACCGCACTTCACCGGTGGTGGCATCTCCCACGGCCCTCAGCCGCGTGACTACACCCAGCGCACCCCGAAGAAGATGAAGGCAGCCGCACTGTTCGGTGCACTGACCGACCGCGTTCGCCACGACCGTATTCACGTCGTCGAAGAACTCGTCACCGGCCAGACCCCGTCCACCAAGGCAGCCCGCGCATTCATCGAGCGCCTGACCGAGCGCAAGAACGTACTGTTTGTTGTCGGCCGTGAAGACGTAGTCTCCATCAAATCCGCCAACAACCTCCCCGGCGTTCACATCCTGCACCAGGATCAGCTGAACACCTACGACGTCCTCAACTCTGACGACGTTGTGTTCTCCGTGGAGGCACTCAACAGCTTCGTTAACCGCGTTGTCGGCGCTGGAGAGGAAAAGTAA
- the rpsS gene encoding 30S ribosomal protein S19 — MPRSLKKGPFVDEHLLAKVDAQNEKGTKQVIKTWSRRSTILPDFIGHTFAVHDGRKHVPVFVDDSMVGHKLGEFAPTKTFKGHIKDDKKGRR, encoded by the coding sequence ATGCCACGTAGCCTAAAGAAAGGCCCGTTCGTAGACGAGCACCTCCTCGCTAAGGTTGATGCACAAAACGAAAAGGGCACCAAGCAGGTCATCAAGACCTGGTCCCGCCGCTCCACCATTCTCCCCGATTTCATCGGCCACACCTTCGCCGTCCACGACGGTCGCAAGCATGTGCCGGTGTTCGTGGATGATTCCATGGTCGGTCACAAGCTGGGCGAGTTCGCCCCGACCAAGACCTTCAAGGGTCACATCAAGGACGACAAGAAGGGACGTCGATAA
- the rpsC gene encoding 30S ribosomal protein S3, which yields MGQKIHPHGLRLGITSDWKSHWYADKSYADYLAEDIKIREFLSKNLDRAGVADVVIERTRDRVRVDIHTARPGIVIGRRGSEADRIRGELEKLTGKQVALNILEVKNIDANAQLVAQSIAEQLTNRVAFRRAMRKAIQSAMRQPQVKGIKVVCSGRLGGAEMSRTERYHEGRVPLHTLRAEIDYGTYEAHTTFGRIGVKVWIYKGDVVGGKRESDLYAPDARRGRGDRRERPRRGGQRRQRAEQKQEG from the coding sequence GTGGGCCAGAAAATCCACCCCCACGGCCTCCGGCTGGGCATTACTTCCGATTGGAAGTCCCACTGGTACGCCGATAAGTCCTACGCCGATTACCTCGCCGAAGACATCAAGATCCGCGAATTCCTGTCCAAGAACCTGGATCGCGCTGGTGTCGCCGACGTCGTTATCGAGCGCACCCGTGACCGCGTCCGCGTCGACATCCACACCGCCCGTCCGGGCATCGTGATCGGCCGTCGTGGTTCCGAGGCTGACCGCATCCGCGGTGAGCTCGAAAAGCTCACCGGCAAGCAGGTCGCCCTCAACATCCTCGAAGTCAAGAACATTGACGCCAACGCTCAGCTGGTGGCACAGTCCATCGCAGAGCAGCTGACCAACCGCGTGGCATTCCGCCGCGCAATGCGTAAGGCCATCCAGTCCGCGATGCGCCAGCCGCAGGTCAAGGGCATCAAGGTCGTGTGCTCCGGTCGTCTCGGCGGTGCCGAGATGTCCCGCACCGAGCGCTACCACGAGGGCCGCGTGCCGCTGCACACCCTCCGCGCCGAAATTGACTACGGCACCTACGAAGCACACACCACCTTCGGCCGCATTGGCGTCAAGGTGTGGATCTACAAGGGTGACGTCGTCGGCGGCAAGCGCGAAAGCGACCTCTACGCACCCGACGCACGTCGTGGCCGCGGTGACCGTCGCGAGCGTCCGCGCCGCGGTGGCCAGCGTCGTCAGCGTGCAGAGCAGAAGCAGGAGGGCTAA
- a CDS encoding MerR family DNA-binding transcriptional regulator produces MKTGLDLDATSTQKVETVSEYSISEAAAKLDVTTRTLRYWDSIGLLSPQWRTYSDYRIYTEADIRRALKVLVHVAAAR; encoded by the coding sequence GTGAAAACCGGACTTGACCTTGACGCTACGTCAACGCAGAAAGTGGAAACCGTGAGCGAATATTCCATCAGTGAAGCAGCCGCCAAACTTGACGTCACCACGCGGACGCTGCGGTATTGGGACAGCATCGGCCTGCTCAGCCCGCAGTGGCGCACGTATAGCGACTACCGAATCTACACGGAAGCCGACATCCGCCGGGCGCTGAAGGTCCTTGTGCATGTGGCAGCTGCCAGATAG
- the rpmC gene encoding 50S ribosomal protein L29, with product MATGTPAFELRELSEEELVTRLKDCKEELFNLRFQMATGQLTNNRRLRTVKRDIARIYTVIRERELGLSVVPGAEA from the coding sequence ATGGCTACCGGTACCCCCGCATTTGAGCTCCGCGAGCTCTCCGAAGAAGAACTGGTCACCCGCCTGAAGGACTGCAAGGAAGAACTGTTCAACCTTCGCTTCCAGATGGCAACCGGTCAGTTGACCAACAACCGTCGCCTGCGCACGGTCAAGCGCGACATCGCCCGCATCTACACCGTTATTCGCGAGCGTGAGCTGGGCCTGTCCGTTGTTCCGGGAGCTGAGGCTTAA
- a CDS encoding siderophore-interacting protein: protein MPRNSRSREIYPVTLRDVEVMRVEDVTPNLRRITLGGEELGAGTRRGADSPEFVSTGFDDDVRIIFPHPTTGERPFPRPLGNGNLEWTEEIKNLFRAYTVRKYDAASGEVVIDFARHGAGLAEDFCQRVTVGDRVYIAGPKMCGELPVHADWLLLCGDHTALPAIARCLEELPAGQKVTAVIEVADRADVLDIETRADADVHWVVAAEGGRFSQVVQRLFDCAPAGEGYVWAAGEAGQLKAVRALAKRLDVPRENVEFTGYWRQQDVVLGDDGVPINTRLAAFEQLHDMLEVGPAYAVRTAHAAGVLSDLFEADAPVSPAHAGCLDPAVTVRLLRYLEAIGLVEQPEVGLFRLSRLGVDLADPEGLGARLLTPRALAWAHIDQAMEGNSLGRAARLEDPAAGWTAPAVAAALVRLYDCVIAVDGPGCSIYADELVRKGAPQVVMPEGAGVEDVHPVRRAQVSVGEGAAGEDAGVVLLIDPCIASSDEQLVQRLRELRVDRCAIVTELLSESGADEHAVEEDLLRLIESGGSVPTQRGLGRVVADAGWRVESSTPVGWGNTLLQLER from the coding sequence ATGCCTCGTAACAGCCGCTCCCGCGAGATTTACCCAGTTACCCTCCGCGACGTGGAGGTGATGCGGGTGGAGGACGTCACCCCGAATCTGCGTCGCATCACCCTCGGTGGTGAGGAACTGGGGGCGGGCACGCGCCGGGGTGCGGACAGTCCGGAGTTCGTCAGCACGGGTTTCGACGATGACGTGCGCATCATCTTCCCGCATCCCACTACTGGCGAGCGGCCTTTCCCGCGGCCGTTGGGTAATGGGAATCTGGAGTGGACGGAGGAGATCAAGAACCTCTTCCGTGCCTACACTGTGCGTAAGTATGACGCCGCGTCGGGCGAGGTTGTCATTGATTTCGCGCGGCATGGCGCGGGGTTGGCGGAGGATTTTTGTCAGCGTGTGACGGTGGGGGACCGGGTGTATATCGCCGGGCCGAAGATGTGCGGTGAGCTTCCGGTGCACGCGGATTGGTTGTTGTTGTGTGGGGATCACACTGCCTTGCCGGCGATTGCCCGTTGCTTGGAGGAGTTGCCTGCAGGTCAGAAGGTCACTGCGGTCATTGAGGTTGCCGACCGTGCGGATGTGCTGGATATTGAGACCCGTGCTGATGCTGATGTGCATTGGGTGGTGGCGGCAGAGGGTGGGCGTTTTAGCCAGGTTGTGCAGCGTTTATTTGATTGTGCGCCCGCTGGTGAGGGCTATGTGTGGGCGGCGGGGGAGGCCGGCCAGCTGAAGGCCGTGCGCGCGTTGGCTAAGCGCCTCGATGTGCCGCGTGAAAATGTGGAGTTTACGGGTTATTGGCGCCAGCAGGATGTTGTCCTCGGCGACGATGGCGTACCCATTAATACTCGTTTGGCGGCGTTCGAGCAGTTGCACGACATGCTGGAGGTCGGCCCAGCGTACGCTGTGCGCACCGCGCATGCTGCTGGGGTGTTGAGTGACTTGTTTGAGGCTGATGCTCCCGTTTCCCCAGCGCACGCGGGGTGTTTGGATCCGGCGGTTACGGTGCGCCTTCTGCGCTATTTGGAGGCCATTGGTTTGGTGGAGCAGCCGGAGGTCGGGCTGTTTCGCTTGTCACGCTTGGGCGTGGATCTTGCGGATCCAGAGGGCTTGGGTGCCCGATTGTTGACGCCGCGTGCGTTGGCGTGGGCGCATATCGACCAGGCAATGGAGGGTAATTCGCTTGGGCGTGCGGCGCGGTTGGAGGATCCGGCGGCTGGTTGGACTGCCCCGGCGGTCGCGGCTGCCTTGGTGCGGTTGTATGACTGTGTGATTGCCGTGGATGGCCCCGGTTGTTCGATCTACGCGGATGAGCTTGTGCGTAAAGGTGCTCCACAGGTGGTTATGCCCGAAGGGGCCGGGGTGGAGGATGTGCATCCGGTGCGCCGGGCGCAGGTCTCAGTGGGGGAGGGCGCTGCAGGCGAAGACGCGGGTGTGGTGCTGTTGATTGATCCTTGCATTGCCAGCTCGGATGAGCAGTTGGTGCAGCGTTTGCGGGAGCTTCGTGTGGATCGCTGCGCGATCGTCACGGAGTTGTTGTCGGAGTCGGGTGCTGATGAGCACGCTGTTGAAGAAGACCTGCTGAGGTTAATTGAATCGGGCGGTAGTGTTCCGACGCAGCGTGGCCTAGGGCGCGTGGTTGCCGATGCGGGGTGGCGTGTGGAGTCATCCACCCCGGTCGGCTGGGGAAATACCTTGCTGCAGTTGGAACGCTAA
- the rplP gene encoding 50S ribosomal protein L16, with translation MLIPKRVKYRRQHRPTRTGVSKGGNRITHGDYGIQALEPTYITNRQIESARIAINRHVKRGGKVWINIFPDRPLTQKPLGVRMGSGKGPVEKWIANVKPGRILFEMSYPNEEIALEALRRAAQKLPCKVRIVKKEDQF, from the coding sequence ATGCTTATCCCCAAGCGCGTTAAGTACCGTCGCCAGCACCGTCCCACCCGTACCGGTGTGTCCAAGGGCGGTAACCGCATCACCCACGGTGACTACGGCATCCAGGCTCTCGAGCCGACCTACATCACCAACCGTCAGATCGAATCTGCACGTATTGCCATCAACCGCCACGTCAAGCGTGGTGGCAAGGTGTGGATCAACATCTTCCCGGACCGCCCCCTGACCCAGAAGCCGCTCGGCGTGCGTATGGGTTCGGGTAAGGGCCCCGTCGAGAAGTGGATCGCCAACGTTAAGCCTGGCCGCATCCTCTTCGAGATGAGCTACCCGAACGAAGAAATCGCCCTCGAGGCACTTCGTCGCGCAGCTCAGAAGCTGCCCTGCAAGGTCCGTATCGTTAAGAAGGAGGACCAGTTCTAA
- the rplV gene encoding 50S ribosomal protein L22, with protein MSEAITSARATARFVRVTPMKARRVIDLVRGKSVSEAMAILKYAPQAASEPVAKVVASAAANAENNFGLDPRTLVISEAYADEGPTMRRFRPRAQGRAFHVRKRTSHITVVVESQKGSAQ; from the coding sequence ATGAGTGAAGCAATCACGTCCGCACGCGCCACCGCGCGCTTCGTCCGCGTTACCCCGATGAAGGCACGCCGCGTCATCGACCTCGTTCGCGGCAAGTCCGTATCCGAGGCAATGGCCATCCTGAAGTACGCCCCCCAGGCTGCTTCCGAGCCGGTCGCAAAGGTAGTTGCATCCGCAGCCGCTAACGCCGAGAACAACTTCGGTCTGGACCCACGCACCCTGGTCATCTCCGAGGCATACGCTGACGAGGGCCCCACGATGCGTCGTTTCCGCCCGCGCGCACAGGGTCGTGCATTCCACGTCCGTAAGCGCACCAGCCACATCACCGTGGTTGTCGAGAGCCAGAAGGGAAGTGCTCAGTAG
- the rpsQ gene encoding 30S ribosomal protein S17 — protein sequence MSEANVNKKEKGARKVRTGYVVSTKMQKTCVVELEDRKRHGLYGKTIRTNSKVKVHDENETAGVGDLVRVEETRPLSKDKHFRLVEIVEKAR from the coding sequence ATGAGTGAGGCAAACGTGAACAAGAAGGAAAAGGGCGCACGTAAGGTCCGCACGGGCTACGTCGTTTCCACCAAGATGCAGAAGACCTGCGTCGTTGAACTGGAAGACCGTAAGCGCCACGGCCTGTACGGCAAGACCATCCGCACCAACTCCAAGGTGAAGGTCCACGACGAGAACGAGACCGCCGGCGTCGGCGACCTCGTCCGCGTCGAAGAGACCCGCCCGCTGTCCAAGGATAAGCACTTCCGTCTCGTCGAAATCGTCGAGAAGGCACGCTAA
- a CDS encoding LGFP repeat-containing protein, translated as MRKISKGNQRFTRSIPRKLLSFSIALGLLTPLPQITNASADEWHGQLVMGRILETYKRLGGHHTFGNATTPERDAARGGKFQVFEKNSSIYWHPQVSAGVAHQVGGRIRDKWRDYGWERGHLGYPTTDENPTLNRYGRYNHFENGSIYWSPATDAHLIQGKIRDRWAIDGWERSELGYPVTDEGTTPDKIGRYNHFQNGSIYWSPSTGSQKIKGNIREYWKAIGWEKSSFGYPISEESFVSGDAVQQNFQNGSIQWVWKNNRSLPKSPGDSWGNYEQFHRVFEQQGGMWTPQAANREITHNFNKYFTFSGCPDVLAVGARCNLQTQVGLDAPIRVSEISDDGFSFISLPGHPEGAGRTITFTFEDHKDDGNRDLWLHVRAWGPVGGASYLGPFNEYTIAASAWKTFSSNINRKISSSSTIYLTEDNFSIKKDRTSGKIRSRRETDQEQLGKQKPVELKKMSAEELEAAYAYERNLETAGGSPKTSNTPNIENPTTGEVSTPPSGDSTLTSDAILTSEPDEVEPATQTTAPGTAQDNVILEPRNRREDLGTLQ; from the coding sequence ATGAGAAAAATCTCTAAGGGAAACCAAAGATTCACGAGATCTATCCCGCGCAAACTTCTATCCTTCTCAATAGCACTTGGCCTGCTCACCCCCCTTCCCCAGATAACGAACGCATCAGCCGATGAATGGCACGGTCAACTCGTTATGGGAAGAATTCTCGAGACCTACAAGCGTCTCGGCGGCCACCACACCTTCGGCAATGCAACCACACCCGAGCGAGATGCAGCCCGCGGCGGCAAGTTCCAAGTCTTCGAAAAGAATTCCTCAATATACTGGCACCCCCAAGTCTCCGCTGGTGTAGCCCATCAGGTTGGCGGAAGAATCCGAGACAAATGGCGTGATTATGGCTGGGAACGCGGGCACCTTGGGTATCCAACAACCGATGAAAATCCAACGCTCAACCGCTACGGTCGTTACAACCACTTCGAGAACGGATCAATTTACTGGTCCCCGGCGACAGATGCGCATCTCATTCAGGGAAAAATTCGCGACAGGTGGGCGATCGACGGATGGGAACGTAGCGAGTTGGGATACCCAGTGACTGACGAAGGCACGACACCCGACAAGATTGGCCGATACAACCACTTTCAGAACGGATCAATTTACTGGTCCCCAAGCACCGGATCGCAGAAAATCAAAGGCAACATCCGGGAATACTGGAAGGCGATAGGTTGGGAAAAAAGCAGTTTTGGATACCCGATCAGCGAGGAATCCTTTGTATCAGGCGATGCCGTGCAGCAAAATTTCCAGAACGGGTCAATCCAATGGGTCTGGAAAAACAATCGGAGTCTTCCAAAATCTCCGGGTGACTCTTGGGGAAATTACGAGCAATTCCACCGAGTTTTTGAGCAACAAGGTGGAATGTGGACTCCTCAAGCAGCCAACCGAGAGATCACCCATAATTTCAACAAGTATTTCACCTTTTCTGGTTGCCCAGATGTGCTTGCAGTGGGCGCCCGCTGCAACCTACAAACACAGGTAGGGCTCGATGCCCCGATTAGAGTTTCTGAAATATCTGATGATGGTTTCAGCTTCATCTCTTTGCCAGGGCACCCCGAAGGCGCCGGCCGGACCATCACTTTCACCTTCGAAGACCATAAAGATGATGGCAATAGAGATCTATGGTTGCACGTTCGCGCCTGGGGGCCAGTCGGTGGCGCAAGCTACCTTGGCCCATTTAATGAGTACACTATCGCGGCAAGCGCCTGGAAGACCTTCAGCAGCAACATCAACCGAAAAATCTCTAGTTCAAGCACCATTTATCTTACCGAGGATAACTTCTCAATTAAGAAAGACAGAACCTCAGGAAAAATCAGAAGCAGGCGTGAGACCGACCAAGAGCAGTTAGGAAAACAGAAGCCGGTAGAGCTCAAGAAAATGTCCGCAGAGGAACTCGAAGCAGCATACGCCTACGAGCGCAACCTAGAGACAGCTGGCGGCAGCCCCAAAACCAGCAACACCCCCAACATCGAAAACCCCACCACAGGAGAAGTGTCGACGCCCCCGTCTGGAGACAGTACACTTACAAGCGACGCAATTCTCACCAGCGAACCAGACGAAGTTGAACCTGCAACACAGACAACTGCCCCCGGCACGGCCCAAGATAACGTTATTCTCGAGCCTAGGAATCGCCGCGAAGATTTAGGAACCTTACAATGA